Proteins found in one Zonotrichia leucophrys gambelii isolate GWCS_2022_RI chromosome 28, RI_Zleu_2.0, whole genome shotgun sequence genomic segment:
- the CCDC124 gene encoding coiled-coil domain-containing protein 124 produces MPKKFQGENSKSAAARARRAEAKAAAEARRQQELEDELWKDEDKHVLRKEQRKEEREKRRLEQLERRKELQRLLEEEDSKLKGKSPKQGNPGKITRAQIEENVRKEQQQRENADAGEKEKSHLELPLEENLNRRLPEEGSVEARSIEDAIAALSVSQPLERHPERRLRAAFAAFEELQLPRLRRDNPNMRLSQLRQLLKKEWMRSPENPLNQRHKPYNSHQ; encoded by the exons ATGCCCAAGAAATTCCAGGGAGAGAACAGCAAGTCGGCGGCGGCACGCGCCCGCAGGGCTGAGGCCAAGGCAGCGGCGGAGGCGCGgcggcagcaggagctggaggatgaGCTCTGGAAGGACGAGGACAAACACGTCCTGagaaaggagcagaggaag GAGGAGCGGGAGAAGCGgcgcctggagcagctggagcgcCGCAAGGAGCTGCAGCGGCTGCTGGAGGAAGAGGACTCCAAGCTCAAAGGGAAAAGCCCCAAgcagggaaatcctgggaaaatcaCCCGGGCCCAGATCGAGGAGAATGTCcgcaaggagcagcagcagagggaaaacgCAGATGCAG gggagaaggagaaatcGCACCTGGAGCTGCCGCTGGAGGAGAACCTGAACCGGCGGCTGCCCGAGGAGGGCTCTGTGGAGGCGCGCAGCATCGAGGACGCCATCGCCGCCCTCAG CgtgtcccagcccctggagcGCCACCCTGAGCGCCGCCTTCGCGCCGCCTTCGCCGCCTtcgaggagctgcagctgccgcgcCTGCGGCGGGACAACCCCAACATGCGGCTGAGCCAGCTGCGCCAGCTGCTCAAGAAGGAGTGGATGAGGTCCCCCGAGAACCCCCTGAACCAGCGCCACAAACCCTACAACAGCCACCAATAG